In Antechinus flavipes isolate AdamAnt ecotype Samford, QLD, Australia chromosome 3, AdamAnt_v2, whole genome shotgun sequence, a genomic segment contains:
- the TMEM52 gene encoding transmembrane protein 52, which yields MATVTATATGMRGGCSHGVLPLLFLLLQVALDSADGSCDLTDQCSASASWTSLWYVWLILLTVFMLLLCGILASCIKFCCQRKRPPAQTTFPLPRRPYDLTVITVDNDSTIHSTVTSYSSVQYPLGPPLPLAFREMESGTVAPPAYSLYALELPPSYEEAIKMAKPGLEGAPSSQKASSSPEQPDPCGDSQPGTGPGPSPNPVEPQP from the exons ATGGCCACGGTCACGGCCACTGCCACAGGGATGCGGGGTGGCTGCAGCCACGGGGTCCTCCCTCTGCTCTTCCTCCTGCTGCAG GTGGCACTGGACAGCGCAGATGGCAGCTGTGACCTCACTGACCA GTGCTCCGCCAGTGCCAGCTGGACCAGCCTGTGGTATGTCTG GCTCATCCTGCTGACTGTGTTCATGCTGCTCCTCTGCGGCATCCTGGCCAGCTGCATCAAGTTCTGCTGCCAGAGAAAGCGGCCGCCCGCCCAGACCACGTTCCCCCTCCCCAGGAGGCCCTACGATCTGACGGTCATCACGGTGGACAATGACAGCACCATCCACAGCACCGTCACCT CCTACAGCTCTGTGCAGTATCCCCTGGGCCCACCCCTGCCCCTGGCATTTCGGGAGATGGAATCAGGCACTGTGGCCCCTCCAGCCTACAGCCTCTATGCCCTAGAGCTGCCCCCCTCCTACGAAGAAGCCATCAAGATGGCCAAACCAGGCTTGGAAGGAGCTCCTTCCTCCCAGAAGGCCAGTTCCAGCCCAGAACAACCTGATCCCTGTGGGGATTCCCAGCCCGGGACAGGACCGGGACCCTCCCCAAACCCTGTGGAGCCCCAGCCGTAG
- the CALML6 gene encoding calmodulin-like protein 6, producing MFDEEGNGLVKTSELERLMSLLGINPTKSELGSMAKEVDKDNKGTFNCDGFLSLMGIYHEKAKNQDVELRAAFKVFDKDAKGYIDWDTLKYVLMNAGEPLNEVEAEQMMKEADKDGDGTIDYEEFVAMMTGESFKLVQ from the exons ATGTTTGATGAGGAGGGAAATGGACTGGTGAAGACAAGTGAGCTGGAACGGCTGATGAGCCTGCTGGGCATTAACCCCACCAAGAGCGAACTGGGGAGTATGGCCAAGGAAGTGGACAAAGACA ACAAAGGCACCTTTAACTGTGATGGGTTCTTGTCACTGATGGGCATTTATCACGAGAAGGCCAAAAACCAGGATGTGGAGCTGAGAGCAGCGTTCAAGGTCTTTGACAAGGATGCCAAAGGTTACATAGACTGGGACACACTCAA GTATGTGCTCATGAATGCCGGGGAGCCTCTTAATGAGGTGGAGGCTGAGCAGATGATGAAGGAGGCTGACAAAGACGGAGATGGAACCATTGATTATGAAG AGTTTGTGGCCATGATGACTGGAGAATCCTTTAAGCTGGTCCAATAG